From Demequina capsici, one genomic window encodes:
- the steA gene encoding putative cytokinetic ring protein SteA, with translation MSPSRRRDTATALGEITGTLRLESSPRALLRRLRKGDIAVIDVMDLDSRTAEELAAVGPAAVVNAQRTVSGRYPAGGAAVLVGAGIRVVDDATSAVMALMDGTRATIFPDGVMRAGDRELARGTVLTPDTVGDAMADAEEGLHVQLAAFAADAVDRIEHEAPMLLEARGIPDTGVDLAGRQVVIVAPGFQHRSRLKALRPYLREHRPVIIAVSEAADTVMEGAYPATVILGDVESVSERALARAAHIMLHDPAGGEAGASRLDTLGLAHSEVESSLGSADVAILLARSGGAASIVTLGVAGDLTSLLETSAHDHAVGAAGTFLARLQAGDRIVDAEALSVLYRHRYPWWVVIALLMSALLALGVAFWITPGGGPWLEDAWHTVGGWIGVGR, from the coding sequence ATGAGCCCCAGCCGCCGCCGAGACACCGCCACCGCACTGGGGGAGATCACCGGAACGCTTCGCCTCGAGTCCAGCCCACGAGCGCTCCTCCGGCGTCTCCGCAAGGGGGACATCGCGGTGATCGACGTCATGGATCTCGACTCGCGCACCGCGGAGGAGCTCGCCGCGGTCGGACCCGCGGCTGTGGTGAATGCGCAGCGGACCGTCTCCGGAAGGTATCCCGCCGGTGGTGCGGCCGTGCTGGTAGGCGCGGGCATCAGGGTGGTGGACGACGCGACGAGCGCCGTGATGGCGCTCATGGATGGGACGCGAGCCACGATCTTCCCCGACGGTGTGATGCGTGCCGGGGATCGGGAGCTCGCCCGCGGCACGGTCCTCACCCCGGATACCGTCGGCGATGCGATGGCGGACGCCGAGGAGGGCCTCCATGTCCAGCTCGCCGCGTTCGCGGCCGACGCGGTGGACCGTATCGAGCATGAAGCGCCGATGCTGCTGGAGGCTCGGGGGATTCCCGACACCGGTGTGGATCTCGCGGGACGCCAAGTCGTGATCGTCGCCCCTGGCTTCCAGCACAGGAGCAGGCTGAAGGCGCTGCGACCGTACCTGCGCGAGCATCGGCCGGTGATCATCGCCGTCTCCGAGGCCGCGGACACGGTGATGGAGGGCGCGTACCCGGCGACCGTAATCCTGGGCGACGTCGAGTCCGTCTCGGAGCGAGCTCTCGCCCGTGCCGCGCACATCATGCTGCACGACCCCGCGGGCGGAGAGGCTGGTGCGAGCAGGCTCGATACCTTGGGTCTGGCACATTCCGAGGTCGAGTCGTCGCTTGGCAGCGCGGATGTCGCGATCCTTCTGGCTCGCTCCGGCGGCGCGGCCTCCATCGTGACCCTGGGGGTAGCAGGCGACCTGACGTCGCTGCTGGAGACCTCGGCGCATGACCATGCCGTGGGCGCCGCGGGCACCTTCCTGGCTCGGCTTCAGGCGGGCGATCGGATCGTCGATGCCGAGGCGCTGTCTGTGCTCTACCGGCACCGATATCCGTGGTGGGTGGTGATCGCACTGCTGATGTCGGCGTTGCTGGCGCTCGGCGTCGCTTTCTGGATCACGCCTGGCGGAGGGCCGTGGCTCGAGGACGCCTGGCACACCGTCGGCGGCTGGATCGGGGTGGGGCGATGA
- the sufD gene encoding Fe-S cluster assembly protein SufD has translation MTVTDHTRATADAAHSHGIGSTVPDASRADRPTSFDPEVFGVPNGREEQWRFSALKDLAPVLSLTGGDGHLAWDVPPLPAGVDLFDMATEDAQARSVRAPGDRASAVAVARSGGAKVLRFDANTIVDEPIAITMTGAGDDVRGHVLIEVGPGAEATVVLTRKGDATYSEFVSVDLGDNAGLNLVLLQQWDDEAVHAGEVVARLGRDARLRGSVVTLGGRAVRLNTSAAFAGEGASIDLFGLYFADSGQHQEHQLFVDHAVPRCTSRVTYKGALAGKSARTVWIGDVLIRAEAEGTDTYELNRNLVLTDGARADSVPNLEIETGEIEGAGHASATGRFDDEQMFYLRSRGISEDEARKLVVRGFFADLVREIGVPEVEEGLMREIELELEHIEEDE, from the coding sequence TTGACCGTCACCGATCACACCCGAGCAACCGCCGACGCCGCGCACAGCCACGGCATCGGCTCCACCGTTCCCGACGCCTCGCGGGCCGACCGCCCCACGTCCTTCGACCCTGAGGTCTTCGGGGTGCCGAACGGCCGTGAGGAGCAGTGGCGGTTCTCCGCGCTCAAGGACCTCGCGCCGGTCCTGTCGCTCACAGGCGGCGACGGCCACCTGGCGTGGGACGTCCCGCCGCTACCCGCAGGGGTCGACCTGTTCGACATGGCCACCGAGGACGCGCAGGCACGCTCCGTGCGTGCCCCCGGTGACAGGGCCTCGGCGGTGGCCGTCGCCCGCTCCGGCGGCGCGAAGGTGCTGCGCTTCGACGCCAACACGATCGTCGACGAGCCGATCGCGATCACCATGACGGGCGCCGGAGACGACGTCCGTGGCCACGTCCTCATCGAGGTGGGACCGGGCGCCGAGGCGACCGTCGTCCTCACGCGCAAGGGCGACGCGACCTACTCGGAGTTCGTCTCCGTTGACCTGGGCGACAACGCCGGCCTCAACCTCGTCCTGCTGCAGCAGTGGGACGACGAGGCCGTCCACGCCGGAGAGGTCGTCGCCCGTCTGGGGCGCGACGCGCGCCTGCGCGGCTCCGTCGTCACCCTGGGCGGACGCGCGGTGCGTCTCAACACCTCCGCCGCGTTCGCAGGCGAAGGCGCCTCCATCGACCTGTTCGGCCTGTACTTCGCCGACTCGGGTCAGCACCAGGAGCACCAGCTCTTCGTCGACCACGCCGTGCCCCGTTGCACGTCCCGCGTCACCTACAAGGGCGCGCTCGCCGGCAAGTCGGCGCGCACCGTGTGGATCGGCGACGTGCTGATCCGTGCCGAGGCCGAGGGCACGGACACCTACGAGCTCAACAGGAACCTCGTCCTCACCGACGGGGCACGCGCGGACTCCGTCCCGAACCTGGAGATCGAGACCGGCGAGATCGAGGGTGCGGGCCACGCGTCCGCGACCGGCCGCTTCGACGACGAGCAGATGTTCTACCTGCGGTCACGCGGAATCTCCGAGGACGAGGCCCGCAAGCTCGTCGTGCGCGGCTTCTTCGCCGACCTGGTCCGCGAGATCGGCGTGCCCGAGGTCGAGGAGGGCCTCATGCGCGAGATCGAGCTGGAACTGGAGCACATCGAGGAGGACGAGTGA
- a CDS encoding CTP synthase, which produces MKPVERTRFSSNTDHVTRHIFVTGGVVSSLGKGLTASSLGRLLRSRGLRVTMQKLDPYLNVDPGTMNPFQHGEVFVTDDGAETDLDIGHYERFLDVKLSANANVTTGQVYSQVIAKERRGEYLGDTVQVIPHITDEIKRRMREQAGPDIDVIITEIGGTVGDIESQPFLEAARQVRHDVGRDDVFFLHVSLVPYIGPSGEQKTKPTQHSVAALRSIGIQPDALVLRSDRPVPQSVKNKIALFCDVDADAVVNAIDAPSIYDIPKVLHSEGLDAYVVRRLDLPFHDVQWGAWDDVLRRVHHPAHDVEVALVGKYIDLPDAYLSVSEALRAGGFHHNARVKIRWVASDTCQTEEGAEKALAGVDAVLVPGGFGVRGVDGKIGALRWARENKVPTLGICLGLQTMVMEYARNVVGLDGASSSEFDADTKHPVVATMEEQLAIVDGQGDLGGTMRLGEYKAVLVPGSVVAETYGTTTVGERHRHRYEVNNAYRAQLEEAGLVVSGESPDRSLVEFVELPRDVHPYYVSTQAHPEFLSRPTKAHPLFAGLIGAALAVREHAADQAAVAGA; this is translated from the coding sequence TTGAAGCCCGTGGAGCGAACGAGATTCTCGTCCAATACGGACCATGTCACCCGGCACATCTTCGTCACGGGGGGCGTCGTCTCCTCCCTGGGGAAGGGCTTGACGGCTTCCAGCCTCGGCCGACTTCTCCGGTCGCGCGGACTGCGTGTCACGATGCAGAAGCTGGACCCCTACCTCAACGTGGATCCGGGCACGATGAACCCGTTCCAGCACGGCGAGGTCTTCGTGACCGACGACGGCGCGGAGACGGACCTCGACATCGGCCACTACGAGCGATTCCTGGACGTGAAGCTCTCGGCCAACGCGAACGTCACCACGGGTCAGGTGTACTCGCAGGTGATCGCCAAGGAACGCCGTGGTGAGTACCTGGGCGACACCGTGCAGGTGATCCCGCACATCACCGACGAGATCAAGCGTCGGATGCGCGAGCAGGCCGGACCGGACATCGACGTGATCATCACCGAGATCGGCGGCACGGTCGGCGACATCGAGTCGCAGCCGTTCCTCGAGGCCGCGCGCCAGGTGCGCCACGACGTCGGCCGCGATGACGTGTTCTTCCTCCACGTCTCGCTGGTTCCCTACATCGGTCCGTCCGGCGAGCAGAAGACCAAGCCGACCCAGCACTCCGTGGCGGCGCTGCGGTCCATCGGCATCCAGCCCGACGCGCTCGTGCTGCGCTCCGACCGTCCCGTGCCGCAGTCCGTCAAGAACAAGATCGCACTGTTCTGCGACGTCGATGCGGACGCCGTGGTAAACGCGATCGACGCGCCCAGCATCTACGACATCCCGAAGGTGCTCCACTCCGAGGGCCTCGACGCGTACGTGGTGCGTCGCCTGGATCTGCCGTTCCACGATGTCCAGTGGGGCGCATGGGACGACGTGCTGCGGCGCGTCCACCACCCGGCTCACGATGTCGAGGTCGCGCTCGTGGGCAAGTACATCGACCTGCCTGATGCCTACCTCTCGGTGAGCGAGGCGCTTCGCGCCGGCGGCTTCCACCACAACGCGCGGGTGAAGATCCGCTGGGTTGCCTCGGACACGTGCCAGACGGAGGAGGGCGCGGAGAAGGCGCTCGCGGGTGTGGACGCGGTGCTCGTGCCTGGTGGTTTCGGCGTGCGCGGTGTGGACGGCAAGATCGGGGCCCTTCGCTGGGCCCGTGAGAACAAGGTGCCGACGCTCGGGATCTGCCTCGGCCTGCAGACGATGGTCATGGAGTACGCGCGCAACGTGGTGGGTCTCGACGGTGCATCGAGCTCGGAGTTCGACGCCGATACCAAGCACCCGGTCGTCGCGACGATGGAGGAGCAGCTCGCGATCGTCGATGGTCAGGGCGACCTGGGAGGCACGATGCGCCTCGGCGAGTACAAGGCGGTGCTCGTTCCCGGATCGGTGGTGGCAGAGACCTACGGCACCACCACTGTCGGCGAGCGACACCGTCATCGCTACGAGGTCAACAACGCCTACCGGGCGCAGCTGGAGGAGGCGGGCCTGGTCGTCTCAGGGGAGTCGCCGGACCGGTCGCTCGTCGAGTTCGTTGAGCTCCCGCGCGACGTCCACCCGTACTATGTGTCGACGCAGGCCCACCCTGAGTTCCTGTCGCGGCCTACGAAGGCCCACCCGCTGTTCGCTGGGCTGATCGGCGCGGCGCTCGCGGTACGCGAGCACGCTGCCGACCAAGCAGCCGTCGCGGGCGCCTGA
- a CDS encoding copper transporter produces MTSFRYHVVSLAAVFLALAVGILLGSGPLRSALEQSLGEDVNTLQQQVDDAQAAVSDAQAQAVVGTDFANELRPALLDGRLAGVSIALVSVSAPADSEVEAVRQALVDAGATVTADVTIEAAWTDSSQNTFRAALAEQVAGQVTGVDSAATSSDRMLAHALAQALVPASDQASAQGGVLLDLLKQADLVSGTVTGSATAIVVVSGAGSDNEDARAAASDSLANVVGVLSGYVQGTVEAQGATATGDLASALHNTPDTAAISTVVEADTVYGQIATSLALAEQVTGGSGHYGAGSDGTLLPQSMLAGG; encoded by the coding sequence ATGACCTCGTTCCGATATCACGTCGTCTCGCTTGCCGCGGTGTTCCTCGCGCTCGCCGTCGGGATCCTGCTCGGTTCCGGTCCGCTCCGTTCCGCGTTGGAGCAGTCGTTGGGCGAGGACGTGAACACACTGCAGCAGCAGGTGGACGACGCGCAGGCGGCGGTCTCCGACGCTCAGGCGCAGGCGGTCGTGGGTACCGATTTCGCGAACGAGCTCCGACCCGCCTTGCTGGACGGTCGGCTCGCGGGCGTGAGCATCGCCCTGGTGTCGGTCTCGGCGCCAGCTGACAGCGAGGTCGAGGCAGTGCGGCAGGCCCTGGTCGATGCCGGCGCGACGGTGACAGCCGACGTGACCATCGAGGCCGCGTGGACCGATTCCTCGCAGAACACCTTCCGTGCGGCACTCGCCGAGCAGGTCGCGGGGCAGGTGACGGGTGTCGATTCAGCCGCCACCTCGTCGGACAGGATGCTTGCGCACGCGTTGGCGCAGGCGCTCGTGCCAGCGTCGGACCAGGCGTCAGCGCAGGGCGGGGTGCTGCTGGATCTCCTGAAGCAGGCCGACCTGGTGTCAGGGACCGTGACGGGCTCGGCGACCGCGATCGTCGTCGTCTCCGGGGCGGGTTCGGACAACGAGGATGCACGCGCCGCCGCCTCTGACTCCTTGGCGAACGTGGTGGGCGTGCTGTCGGGCTACGTGCAGGGAACCGTGGAGGCGCAGGGCGCGACCGCGACGGGCGATCTCGCCTCGGCGCTGCACAACACCCCTGATACTGCAGCGATCAGCACGGTCGTGGAGGCCGACACGGTCTATGGCCAGATCGCCACCTCCTTGGCGCTGGCGGAGCAGGTGACGGGTGGCTCCGGTCACTATGGCGCCGGCTCGGATGGGACCCTGCTGCCCCAGTCGATGCTCGCCGGAGGGTGA
- a CDS encoding helix-turn-helix transcriptional regulator, giving the protein MHADTTRDRVLSLIVTAGPITAASLASELSLTAAGVRRHLSTLIGDRLIVDHEQPGPNVRGRGRPARSFVATNHGQESLASDSSAVAVDAVRFMRDHGDLEAFVESKASELESAIAPTVPAGAPMPQRVEAVAAALGVRGYATSVRPGPGGYTLQLCQGHCPVQEIATEAPEWCEAETRAISRLLDVHVQRLSTLAGGAHVCTTTIPVAPAATKEG; this is encoded by the coding sequence ATGCATGCTGACACCACACGCGACCGTGTGCTCAGCCTCATCGTCACGGCAGGACCGATCACCGCCGCCTCGCTCGCGTCCGAGCTCAGCCTGACGGCTGCGGGCGTGCGGCGGCACCTGTCGACCCTGATCGGCGACAGGCTGATCGTCGATCACGAGCAGCCGGGCCCGAACGTGCGCGGACGCGGGCGCCCCGCCAGGTCGTTCGTCGCCACCAACCACGGCCAGGAGTCGCTCGCCTCGGACTCGTCCGCCGTCGCGGTCGACGCGGTCCGCTTCATGCGCGATCACGGTGACCTCGAGGCGTTCGTCGAGTCCAAGGCATCCGAGCTCGAGTCAGCGATCGCGCCCACCGTTCCCGCAGGCGCCCCGATGCCCCAACGCGTCGAAGCCGTCGCAGCAGCGCTCGGCGTGAGGGGTTATGCGACCTCAGTTCGTCCGGGTCCCGGCGGCTACACCCTCCAGCTGTGCCAGGGCCACTGCCCTGTGCAGGAGATCGCGACCGAGGCCCCCGAGTGGTGCGAGGCGGAGACTCGCGCCATCTCGCGTCTTCTCGACGTCCACGTGCAACGGCTGTCCACCCTCGCGGGTGGGGCCCACGTGTGCACCACCACCATCCCCGTCGCCCCGGCGGCCACCAAGGAAGGTTGA
- a CDS encoding COX15/CtaA family protein: MSTTDQSPAAAAKPFPVRLWRSSAGLLGRHTRGLTIANIVTQSGIIVTGGAVRLTGSGLGCSTWPQCEPGEFTPEAHSASGIHPFIEFGNRTLTGVLLVVAILLAIGVWNSRSDLKWWGLVPGLGVIAQAVLGGITVLVQLNPLVVAPHLLLSMLLVWQAVWLALTYRRAPRRAGAPLATLRWISVALLIGVLFMGVLTTGAGPHSGDADATDRLALSPAHVAKIHAMVVWAFVAVLLLLVYRLRGDRSAGDRDEVRKAWIVLVAITFAQAAIGYVQYFTGLPEVIVGTHLLGAAALTAAHSAFFYLTKAEQEQG, translated from the coding sequence GTGAGCACGACCGACCAGTCCCCCGCCGCGGCGGCGAAGCCGTTCCCAGTCCGTCTCTGGCGCAGCAGTGCAGGCCTCCTCGGGCGCCACACCCGCGGTCTGACCATCGCGAACATCGTGACGCAGTCCGGCATCATCGTCACAGGCGGAGCAGTCCGGCTCACCGGTTCCGGCCTCGGCTGCTCCACGTGGCCGCAGTGCGAGCCGGGCGAGTTCACCCCCGAGGCCCACTCCGCGTCGGGCATCCATCCCTTCATCGAGTTCGGCAACCGCACGCTCACCGGCGTCCTCCTCGTGGTGGCGATCCTGCTCGCCATCGGAGTCTGGAACTCGCGCTCCGATCTCAAGTGGTGGGGCCTCGTGCCCGGGCTGGGCGTCATCGCGCAAGCCGTCCTCGGTGGGATCACGGTGCTCGTGCAACTCAATCCGCTTGTCGTGGCACCGCACCTTCTGCTGTCGATGCTGCTCGTGTGGCAGGCGGTCTGGCTCGCGCTCACGTACCGTCGTGCGCCTCGTCGCGCAGGCGCGCCGCTCGCGACGCTCCGCTGGATCTCGGTCGCTCTGCTCATCGGGGTCCTGTTCATGGGAGTCCTCACCACAGGCGCCGGCCCCCACTCCGGCGACGCCGATGCGACAGACAGGCTCGCGCTCAGCCCTGCCCACGTGGCCAAGATCCACGCGATGGTCGTATGGGCGTTCGTCGCCGTGCTCCTGTTACTGGTCTACAGGCTCCGCGGCGATCGCTCCGCAGGAGACCGGGACGAGGTCCGCAAGGCATGGATCGTCCTCGTCGCCATCACCTTCGCGCAGGCGGCGATCGGGTACGTCCAGTACTTCACGGGTCTGCCCGAGGTCATCGTGGGCACGCACCTGCTGGGCGCGGCCGCGCTCACCGCAGCGCACTCCGCCTTCTTCTACCTCACGAAAGCAGAACAGGAACAGGGATGA
- the ilvA gene encoding threonine ammonia-lyase — protein MTQHEVTFAHIEDAARTIAGVAQHTPVDQATYLSGLLGVPTYMKLENLQRTGSFKLRGATYRLSRLTDAERARGVVAASAGNHAQGVAFAAQQLGIDATIFMPLGAPVPKLLATKSYGATVITTGTTVEDCLAGAAEHAERTGAVMIHPFDHADVIAGQGTLGIEIIEDVAEAQTIIVPIGGGGLIAGIAVAVKELGARARREIKVVGVQAAASAAYPPSIAAGHPVAIERGATIADGIAVAKPGEITFPLVRDLVDEIVVVEEDDLARAVLTVFERTKLVVEPAGAAPIAAILGGLIEPTGTTVALLSGGNIDPLLMQRIIAHGLVASGRYMTLRVPLPDRPGQLSRVAEVLAAVGANVIEVLHTRHDMGLTLNDVVLQVSVETRGPNHQSEVLDALRAADFTPEVVSS, from the coding sequence ATGACACAGCATGAGGTGACGTTCGCCCACATCGAGGATGCGGCGCGGACGATCGCCGGGGTGGCGCAGCACACGCCTGTGGACCAGGCCACCTACCTGAGCGGCCTCCTAGGGGTCCCCACGTACATGAAGCTGGAGAACCTGCAGCGCACGGGCTCCTTCAAGCTGCGGGGCGCCACCTATCGCCTGTCCCGCCTCACCGACGCGGAGCGCGCCCGTGGCGTCGTGGCCGCATCCGCAGGCAACCACGCGCAGGGCGTCGCCTTCGCCGCGCAGCAGCTCGGAATCGACGCCACCATCTTCATGCCGCTCGGCGCTCCAGTGCCCAAGCTGCTCGCCACCAAGAGCTACGGAGCCACCGTCATCACGACCGGCACCACGGTCGAGGACTGTCTGGCGGGCGCCGCTGAACATGCCGAGCGTACGGGCGCGGTCATGATCCACCCGTTCGACCATGCGGATGTCATCGCAGGCCAGGGCACGCTCGGGATCGAGATCATCGAGGACGTCGCCGAGGCGCAGACGATCATCGTCCCTATCGGCGGCGGGGGCCTCATCGCCGGGATCGCGGTGGCGGTCAAGGAGCTCGGCGCCAGGGCCAGGCGGGAGATCAAGGTCGTCGGGGTCCAGGCAGCGGCCTCCGCGGCCTACCCCCCGTCGATCGCCGCCGGACACCCCGTGGCGATCGAACGTGGCGCGACCATCGCCGACGGGATCGCGGTAGCGAAGCCCGGCGAGATCACGTTCCCCCTGGTGAGGGATCTGGTCGACGAGATCGTCGTCGTCGAGGAGGACGACCTCGCGAGAGCGGTCCTCACCGTCTTCGAGCGGACAAAGCTCGTCGTCGAACCGGCAGGGGCGGCGCCGATCGCAGCGATCCTGGGCGGACTCATCGAGCCGACTGGAACGACCGTCGCCCTGCTGTCCGGCGGGAACATCGATCCGCTATTGATGCAGAGGATCATCGCGCACGGCCTTGTGGCCTCAGGCCGCTACATGACCCTCCGGGTACCGCTGCCTGACCGCCCAGGTCAACTGTCACGGGTGGCGGAGGTGCTTGCCGCCGTGGGTGCCAACGTGATCGAGGTGCTTCACACTCGCCACGACATGGGGCTCACGCTGAACGACGTGGTGCTGCAGGTGAGCGTGGAGACCCGCGGCCCGAACCACCAGAGCGAGGTGCTCGATGCCCTCCGCGCAGCGGATTTCACCCCGGAGGTCGTCAGCTCGTGA
- the sufB gene encoding Fe-S cluster assembly protein SufB, which yields MSTPTDNAPAQTDDEIIASIGGYEYGWHDSDAAGAIAKRGLNENVVREISALKNEPEWMLNTRLKALKLFGKKPMPSWGSDLTGIDFDNIKYFVRSTEKQATSWEELPEDIRATYDKLGIPEAEKQRLVAGVAAQYESEVVYHQIREDLEEQGVIFLDTDTALKEHPELFEQYFGTVIPSGDNKFAALNTAVWSGGSFVYVPPGVHVEIPLQAYFRINTENMGQFERTLIIADEGSYVHYVEGCTAPIYSSDSLHSAVVEIIVKKNARVRYTTIQNWSNNVYNLVTKRATAAEGATMEWVDGNIGSKVTMKYPAIYMLGEHAKGETLSIAFAGEGQHQDAGAKMVHAAPNTSSSIISKSVARGGGRTSYRGLVQVLEGAKNSKSNVLCDALLVDQISRSDTYPYVDVREDDVHMGHEATVSRVSEDQLFYLMSRGMEETEAMAMIVRGFVEPIARELPMEYALELNRLIELQMEGSVG from the coding sequence ATGAGCACCCCTACAGATAATGCCCCGGCGCAGACCGACGACGAGATCATCGCGTCCATCGGGGGCTACGAGTACGGCTGGCACGACTCGGACGCCGCCGGCGCGATCGCTAAGCGCGGTCTCAATGAGAACGTCGTGCGCGAGATCTCGGCGCTGAAGAACGAGCCCGAGTGGATGCTGAACACGCGCCTGAAGGCGCTCAAGCTGTTCGGCAAGAAGCCCATGCCCAGCTGGGGCTCCGACCTCACCGGCATCGACTTCGACAACATCAAGTACTTCGTGCGCTCCACCGAGAAGCAGGCGACCAGCTGGGAAGAGCTTCCTGAGGACATCAGGGCGACCTACGACAAGCTCGGCATCCCGGAGGCGGAGAAGCAGCGCCTCGTGGCCGGCGTCGCCGCGCAGTACGAGTCCGAGGTGGTCTACCACCAGATCCGCGAGGACCTGGAGGAGCAGGGGGTCATCTTCCTCGACACCGACACTGCGCTCAAGGAGCACCCGGAGCTGTTCGAGCAGTACTTCGGCACCGTCATCCCGTCGGGAGACAACAAGTTCGCCGCGCTCAACACCGCCGTGTGGTCCGGCGGATCCTTCGTGTACGTCCCGCCGGGCGTCCACGTCGAGATCCCGCTCCAGGCCTACTTCCGCATCAACACGGAGAACATGGGCCAGTTCGAGCGCACGCTGATCATCGCCGACGAGGGCTCCTACGTGCATTACGTCGAGGGCTGCACGGCGCCCATCTACTCGTCCGACTCGCTGCACTCCGCGGTCGTCGAGATCATCGTGAAGAAGAACGCTCGCGTGCGCTACACGACCATCCAGAACTGGTCGAACAACGTGTACAACCTCGTGACCAAGCGCGCGACCGCCGCCGAGGGCGCCACCATGGAGTGGGTCGACGGCAACATCGGCTCGAAGGTCACCATGAAGTACCCGGCGATCTACATGCTCGGCGAGCACGCCAAGGGCGAGACGCTGTCCATCGCCTTCGCCGGCGAGGGTCAGCACCAGGACGCGGGCGCCAAGATGGTGCACGCCGCCCCGAACACGTCGTCGTCGATCATCTCGAAGTCCGTCGCACGAGGCGGAGGCCGCACCTCGTACCGCGGCCTTGTGCAGGTGCTCGAGGGCGCGAAGAACTCCAAGTCCAACGTGCTGTGCGACGCGCTGCTCGTGGATCAGATCTCGCGCTCCGACACGTACCCGTACGTCGACGTCCGTGAGGACGACGTGCACATGGGGCACGAGGCCACCGTGTCCCGCGTGAGCGAGGACCAGCTGTTCTACCTGATGTCCCGAGGCATGGAGGAGACGGAGGCCATGGCGATGATCGTGCGCGGGTTCGTGGAGCCCATCGCGCGCGAGCTCCCCATGGAGTACGCCCTCGAGCTGAACCGCCTCATCGAGCTCCAGATGGAAGGATCCGTCGGTTGA
- a CDS encoding NUDIX domain-containing protein, whose product MVGSGDLADRPGPRPVLATHERFHGKVWDVASDEVDLGESGVVVRDYLKHTGAVVIVAMNDDGLVYLVRQYRHPVGAECWEPPAGLLDMPGESPVAAARRELAEEADLIAATWHTLVDYYPSGGGTSEAVRIFLARGISEVPEDQRHQREAEERDMIGAWVSLDDAVAAVLDGRIHASSAVAGLLAADRARRSGFASLRSADAPWVRPGATRLVR is encoded by the coding sequence GTGGTCGGCTCCGGCGACCTGGCGGACAGGCCCGGACCGCGGCCGGTGCTGGCCACGCATGAGCGGTTCCATGGCAAGGTGTGGGACGTGGCGAGCGACGAGGTGGACCTGGGGGAGTCCGGTGTCGTCGTCCGCGACTATCTGAAGCACACCGGGGCTGTCGTCATCGTCGCGATGAATGACGACGGTCTCGTATACCTGGTCCGCCAGTACCGACACCCCGTGGGCGCCGAGTGCTGGGAGCCGCCTGCCGGTCTGCTCGACATGCCAGGGGAGTCCCCCGTCGCTGCTGCTCGTCGAGAGCTGGCCGAGGAGGCCGACCTCATCGCGGCGACGTGGCACACGCTCGTCGACTACTACCCGTCCGGTGGTGGTACGTCTGAGGCCGTGCGGATCTTCCTCGCACGGGGCATCTCCGAGGTACCTGAGGACCAACGCCATCAACGCGAGGCCGAGGAGCGCGACATGATCGGCGCCTGGGTGTCCCTGGATGACGCGGTGGCCGCGGTCCTCGACGGACGTATCCATGCTTCATCGGCAGTGGCTGGGCTGCTGGCTGCTGATCGCGCGCGTCGCAGCGGCTTCGCATCGCTGCGTTCCGCAGATGCCCCGTGGGTGCGTCCTGGCGCCACACGTCTGGTGCGGTGA